The following coding sequences lie in one Cygnus olor isolate bCygOlo1 chromosome 8, bCygOlo1.pri.v2, whole genome shotgun sequence genomic window:
- the B3GALT2 gene encoding beta-1,3-galactosyltransferase 2, translating into MLQWRRRHCCFAKMTWNTKRSLFRTHLIGLVSLVFLFAVFLFFNHHDWLPGRAAFRENPMAYTIRGFRSTKSEMNHSSLRNVWKDAVPQTLRPQTVINSNNTELSPQGVTGLENTLSANGSIYNEKGAGHPTSYHFKYIINEPEKCQEKTPFLILLIAAEPGQVEARQAIRQTWGNESLTPGIQIVRIFLLGLSIKINGYLQRTIREESRQYHDIIQQEYLDTYYNLTIKTLMGMNWVASYCPSVPYVMKTDSDMFVNTEYLIHKLLKPELPPRHKYFTGYLMRGYAPNRNKDSKWYMPPDLYPSERYPVFCSGTGYVFSGDLAEKIFKVSLGIRRLHLEDVYVGICLAKLRIDPMPPPNEFVFNHWRVSYSSCKYSHLITSHQFQPSELIKYWNHLQQNKHNACANAAKEKAGRYRHRKLH; encoded by the coding sequence ATGCTTCAGTGGAGAAGACGACATTGCTGCTTTGCAAAGATGACCTGGAATACCAAAAGGTCTCTATTTCGCACCCATCTCATTGGCCTGGTCTCTCTCGTAttcctttttgctgtgtttctgttttttaatcatCACGACTGGCTGCCgggcagggctgctttcagagaaaatcCCATGGCTTACACTATACGAGGATTTAGGTCTACTAAGAGTGAGATGAACCACAGCTCTCTAAGGAACGTGTGGAAAGACGCTGTACCTCAGACTCTCAGGCCTCAAACAGTCATCAACTCCAACAACACCGAGCTGTCACCCCAAGGAGTTACCGGTTTGGAAAACACGCTCAGTGCCAATGGAAGTATTTACAACGAGAAAGGTGCTGGGCATCCAACTTCGTATCATTTCAAATACATCATCAACGAGCCTGAAAAATGCCAGGAGAAGACCCCTTTTCTAATTTTGCTCattgctgcagagccaggccaAGTGGAAGCTAGACAGGCGATTCGACAAACCTGGGGTAACGAAAGCCTGACACCTGGCATCCAAATTGTTCGCATCTTTTTGCTGGGGCTAAGCATCAAGATAAACGGATACCTCCAGCGCACCATACGAGAGGAAAGTAGACAATACCATGACATCATTCAACAAGAATATTTAGACACCTATTATAATTTAACCATTAAAACTCTGATGGGAATGAACTGGGTTGCATCTTATTGTCCAAGTGTTCCGTATGTTATGAAAACTGACAGTGATATGTTTGTCAATACTGAGTATTTAATACACAAGCTTCTGAAACCAGAACTTCCTCCAAGgcacaaatattttacaggTTATTTAATGAGAGGTTACGCACCTAACAGGAACAAGGATAGCAAGTGGTACATGCCACCTGATTTGTATCCAAGCGAACGTTATCCTGTATTCTGCTCTGGAACCGGTTATGTTTTTTCTGGAGATTTAGcagaaaaaatctttaaagtcTCCTTAGGCATCAGACGTTTACATTTAGAGGATGTATACGTGGGGATCTGCCTTGCCAAGCTGCGAATTGACCCTATGCCTCCACCCAACGAGTTTGTCTTCAATCACTGGCGAGTTTCTTACTCCAGTTGTAAATATAGCCACCTAATTACCTCCCATCAGTTCCAACCTAGTGAACTGATCAAATACTGGAACCACTTACAACAGAATAAGCACAATGCCTGTGCCAATGCAGCgaaagaaaaagcaggcagGTATCGCCACCGTAAATTGCACTAG